A single genomic interval of Hemibagrus wyckioides isolate EC202008001 linkage group LG13, SWU_Hwy_1.0, whole genome shotgun sequence harbors:
- the jmjd1cb gene encoding probable JmjC domain-containing histone demethylation protein 2C isoform X1, with product MAAAAVVEARPELVGKRFLCVSGEAPPELEEIARWPWRVGVIRAVSHRDTDNPELTVYVEFDDLEWEKREWVKVYEDFQIFLLEQQLVWAKRKESSQLQGTRAKQIQWPALTFKPLVGKSVLGSITAVEFFSDRQLDFLTDDGACQPYQDEVDSLSPVLRDNPQLHEEVKSWVKDQKVQEIFMQGPYSLNGYRVRVYRQDSATQWFTGIITHHDLFSRTMVVMNDQVLEPQNVDPSMVQMTFLDNVVHSLLKGENIGITSRRRSRSSQNSNTAHQTTGGRPSGNTGSTQGHYTRAQANSPRPVMNSSGSATKQGSQAQQQQSQHAQQQVSQQHQQQLQSSPGQQRVSRSTRRKGSDSSIPDDEKIKEEKMDSGGGRGDVTRNKSKQMVSKRRKAEDEEKKAGLKRIKMEASDLSESSDSENSNKRLLDSSSEPSSENELKSKGISKASEEEEKSQSCKALEEPDANSRMSPWEEVSTVDKIVKPTAMEAVPTAKSEHTGERRSPVQPSPQPPPSPCPQPQNSGPAEVQGCIVEIKSTVKTLPKDHYSTGAPRTHTPKCVIDITEDSSSHPTTRENSEAVSALLASQKHEAYVPEARHLVLNPAASECRKPEGELQQQLGQSLGNKIEFGHSEVIRPVASVSESAAVAEREREKVQQQYPSIMPCIKNATLAEDVRKPQKLSSSPDVAKSKSNPSPDTFKPKCNPSPDAMKSKTHSVLEAMKPKPNTSPEVTRHKGRHIDNLPSSVARSAAKADAESLRSSFKPVPARTTPSDSTKSPLIVDKNEHFTVYRDPALVRPEAETNHVTYLPPHLHPLHGSSHATCLTPSSHHHSHLLPASSLSPHPSVHHPLLPTVLPAMPPTSLLGGHPRLDSGGLSHLALAHHHPHQQQQFLQQQPPPPLLPQTHGGAGYNQLGLYPIIWQYHNGTQHYPPGLGLPGSKWVHPENAVNSDGNLPRNTSSPWLHQPTPVTSADSLGILSHVPGRPSSADPHRPLKITSHSSPPLSKTPADHHKGELESKVFVDPVRGLVTAHLKQEPDRSRTPNSKELQRLYMDSSHMKQQTQPPRLPLDTPDRAIKYKEENRRILQESIEVAPFTAKIRSGEPEREPYARIPSLPISGPPKENDHSPSDLYKYKHSAAQSLPQSNYFTTLSNSVVNEPPRLYPSKELNSLTVSSPLPLGSYTSSGGSAKSLSKPPPLIKHQPEGEGLVGKINEQLSQQVALNPLSTPVAASERRSPAVSPSNQLRSMPALHRAPVFHPPTQHTLDRKEAGCGRLSPPTLTPIQPVSVAGKVSEQQKPPTLLPELREVKSSIELGSSEPWRPNSDSQSHDKAAQWHSDKSQGKPQAATASVIVRSRTCIKYDSSPGSKSGAKETSVSRPHTGKNQLDCTKLAETREPGRVIQQNTNREDIFLQYKKNFVRVSQGSFPGSAVAVVNSVCNSSTDVTTSASAASTYNVLSRGTAEMPYPTSAAQSSSNINRLEGPVPKCRTPTGPELQECNARTASPSGQQPQPGLAPAPQPYSGNFIHLKKHKAALAAAQSRGSSSASESEGSSRSSQESPTIITQDRASPGNPASKVSPLPNGQQSQINQPNYHKLKKAWLTRHSEEDRNTNKVEKISSAVSEIIKPCTVNLVASTSSDTEIGKDGKCLEDKMSQEDRKPRRGPSKRPHESGSDSGDDSDGSDSKHEQRAKRQPKPTYKKKQNDMQKKKGENDKDEEDVKPNGIFRSAKEKTKLKLASSNGIPRSVLKDWRKVKKLKQTGESFLQDDSCSEIGPNLQKCRECRSIRTKKGEEPTHSPVFCRFYYFRRLSYSKNGVIRIDGFSSPDQHDEEALSLWAPDTCEENDLDLETSKYILSYIGDKFCQLVMSEKTAATWIKKDAKIAWKRAVRGVRESCDACEATLFNIHWVCQKCGFVVCLDCYKAKEKKNSKDKELYAWLKCVKGQPHDHKHLMPTQIIPGTVLTDLVNAMHMLREKFGIKGHCTCANKQNILNKLPSTNGVSQVLQNVLNHSNKLSLCKPEAGQHNLGQKVEANGGSSPASEPGTDNKLTPPESQSPLHFLADLAEQKSREEKKENKESAVGKVKEESSDALETLHCKASSLVANSTEQGSTLRDLLTTTAGKLRLGSTDAGIAFAPVYSTASQTGKSGRTMPNILDDIIASVVENKIPADRSTKQSPRAKPQEEVKAERRKQAEDVPEQHADIPHCWLYDHRLLWLKDHRSSNNWKLFRECWKQGQPVLVSGVHKKLNASLWKAEAFSQEFADHQGDLLNCKDGVVSNSGIKEFWDGFDDLTKRPKSRDGEAIVYRLKDWPSGEEFMALMPSRYDDLMKNLPLPEYSDPEGNLNLASHLPSFFVRPDLGPRLCCAYGVASSQEQDFGTANLHMEVSDVVSVLVYVGVAKGNGVLSKTGVLKRLEEEDLDDNVKKRLKDSSETPGALWHVYASKDLEKVKEFLHKISKEQGVEIAPEHDPIREPGWYLSRKQRQRLLEEHSVQGSTIVQFLGDSVLVPAGALHQVQNLHSCIQVINDFVSPEHVVHSFHLTQELRSSKEEINYEDKLQVKNIFYHCVKDAVGTLKRCSAEAQEEEEANS from the exons GTCCCTATTCTTTAAATGGATACCGTGTACGAGTTTACAGGCAAGACTCAGCCACCCAGTGGTTCACAGGCATCATTACTCATCACGACCTCTTCAGCCGCACTATGGTTGTGATGAATGACCAG GTACTAGAGCCTCAGAACGTTGATCCCTCTATGGTACAGATGACCTTTCTGGACAATGTGGTCCATTCTTTGCTGAAAGGAGAAAATATAGGCATCACATCCAGAAGGAGATCACGCTCTAGCCAGAATAGCAACACTGCCCAC CAGACCACAGGAGGGAGACCAAGCGGCAACACAGGAAGCACTCAG GGTCATTACACACGTGCCCAGGCCAACAGTCCCAGACCGGTGATGAACTCATCAGGCTCTGCCACCAAGCAGGGTTCACAGGCCCAGCAGCAACAGTCCCAGCATGCTCAGCAGCAGGTATCCCAGCAGCACCAGCAGCAGCTGCAGTCATCACCAGGGCAACAGCGAGTGTCCCGATCAACACGTAGGAAGGGATCGGACAGCAGCATCCCGGATGATGAGAAGATCAAAGAGGAAAAGATGGACTCTGGAGGCGGAAGAGGAG ATGTTACAAGGAACAAATCAAAACAGATGGTGAGCAAGCGGAGGAAAGCTGAAGATGAGGAGAAGAAGGCCGGCCTTAAACGGATAAAGATGGAGGCATCAGATCTTTCAGAGAGCAGCGACTCTGAGAACTCCAATAAGAGGCTCCTGGACTCATCCTCAGAGCCAAGCTctgaaaatgaactgaaaagtAAGGGCATTTCAAAAGCCagtgaggaagaagagaagtCCCAGAGCTGCAAGGCTCTAGAGGAGCCTGATGCCAATAGCAGGATGTCTCCCTGGGAGGAGGTATCTACAGTGGATAAGATTGTCAAGCCAACAGCAATGGAAGCGGTGCCCACTGCCAAGAGTGAACATACAGGGGAGAGGAGGTCCCCGGTGCAGCCTTCCCCACAGCCCCCTCCCAGCCCCTGTCCGCAGCCTCAGAACTCGGGTCCTGCTGAGGTTCAGGGGtgcattgtggaaataaaaagcaCTGTGAAAACTCTGCCCAAGGACCACTATAGTACAGGGGcaccaagaacacacacaccaaagtgTGTGATTGACATTACAGAGGACTCCAGCTCCCACCCCACAACCAGAGAGAACTCGGAGGCTGTGTCTGCCCTTTTGGCCTCTCAGAAACATGAAGCTTATGTCCCTGAAGCCAGACATTTGGTGCTTAACCCCGCAGCCTCTGAATGCAGGAAGCCAGAGGGTGAGCTGCAGCAGCAGTTAGGTCAAAGCTTGGGTAACAAGATTGAATTTGGCCACTCTGAGGTTATCCGACCTGTAGCTTCAGTAAGCGAGTCAGCTGCTGTGGCAGAAAGGGAAAGGGAGAAAGTACAGCAGCAGTACCCTTCAATCATGCCTTGCATCAAGAACGCCACACTCGCTGAAGATGTGCGAAAGCCACAGAAACTTAGCTCATCACCAGATGTGGCCAAGTCCAAGTCCAATCCTTCACCTGACACATTTAAGCCCAAGTGCAATCCCTCACCTGACGCTATGAAGTCGAAAACCCACAGTGTCCTGGAGGCCATGAAGCCTAAACCAAACACTTCCCCTGAGGTGACCAGACACAAAGGACGACATATTGACAACCTTCCATCCTCTGTTGCCCGGTCGGCTGCCAAGGCAGACGCAGAAAGCCTGCGCTCCAGCTTCAAGCCCGTTCCTGCTCGCACCACTCCCTCTGATTCTACCAAGAGCCCTCTCATTGTCGACAAAAATGAGCACTTTACAGTGTATCGTGACCCGGCACTGGTGCGGCCCGAGGCCGAGACCAACCACGTTACTTACCTTCCTCCCCACCTTCATCCACTCCACGGCTCCTCCCACGCTACTTGCCTGACACCTAGCTcacaccaccactctcacctATTGCCTGCATCTTCCCTTAGCCCACACCCCTCGGTGCACCACCCTTTGCTTCCCACCGTGTTGCCTGCCATGCCTCCGACCTCCCTGCTAGGTGGCCACCCTCGCCTCGACTCAGGTGGACTCAGTCATCTGGCTCTAGCACACCACCACCCACACCAGCAACAGCAGTTTTTGCAACAGCAACCGCCCCCACCGCTGCTTCCCCAGACACATGGTGGTGCTGGCTACAACCAGCTGGGCCTATACCCCATCATCTGGCAGTACCATAATGGCACACAGCACTATCCACCTGGACTTGGCCTGCCTGGGTCAAAGTGGGTGCATCCAGAGAATGCTGTGAACTCAGATGGGAACCTGCCAAGG AACACCTCCAGCCCCTGGCTTCATCAGCCCACCCCTGTGACCTCAGCAGACAGCCTAGGGATTCTGAGCCATGTCCCAGGTAGACCATCCAGTGCTGACCCCCACAGACCCCTTAAAATCACCTCACACTCCAGTCCACCACTCTCCAAAACACCTGCAGATCACCATAAAGg GGAGCTGGAAAGTAAGGTTTTTGTGGATCCTGTGCGTGGCCTGGTAACAGCCCACCTGAAGCAGGAGCCAGACCGAAGCCGGACACCCAACAGTAAGGAGCTGCAGCGCCTTTATATGGATTCATCACACATGAAGCAGCAGACACAGCCTCCCCGCCTGCCACTGGACACGCCAGACCGGGCCATTAAGTACAAGGAGGAGAACCGCCGGATTCTACAGGAGAGTATCGAGGTGGCCCCCTTTACTGCCAAGATCCGGTCAGGAGAGCCAGAGCGTGAGCCTTATGCCCGTATTCCCTCCCTTCCTATCAGTGGGCCGCCCAAGGAGAATGACCATTCGCCCTCTGATCTTTACAAATACAAGCACTCTGCAGCTCAATCACTTCCGCAGAGCAACTATTTCACCACCCTGTCCAACAGTGTGGTGAATGAACCACCCCGTCTCTACCCCTCCAAAGAGCTCAACTCCCTTACTGTTTCGAGTCCCCTGCCTCTGGGCTCCTACACTAGTAGCGGAGGCAGCGCAAAGTCCCTGTCCAAGCCTCCCCCACTCATCAAGCACCAGCCAGAGGGTGAGGGACTGGTGGGGAAGATCAATGAGCAGCTCAGTCAGCAGGTGGCCCTGAACCCACTCAGTACTCCGGTGGCAGCCAGTGAACGCCGCAGTCCGGCTGTCTCACCCTCAAACCAACTCAGGAGCATGCCTGCCCTGCACAGGGCACCCGTCTTTCACCCGCCCACCCAGCATACACTGGACCGCAAGGAGGCTGGCTGCGGTCGCCTCTCGCCGCCCACACTCACCCCCATTCAGCCGGTCAGTGTGGCTGGGAAGGTATCAGAGCAACAGAAGCCCCCCACTCTGCTGCCAGAGCTCAGGGAGGTGAAGAGCAGCATAGAGCTGGGCTCCAGTGAACCATGGAGGCCCAACTCTGACTCACAGAGCCATGATAAAGCAGCTCAGTGGCACTCAGACAAAAGTCAAGGGAAGCCACAGGCAGCCACAGCCTCTGTTATTGTTCGCTCTAGAACCTGCATTAAATATGACAGCTCACCGGGCTCCAAGTCTGGCGCCAAGGAGACGTCTGTCAGTAGGCCACATACAGGCAAAAACCAACTGGACTGCACCAAACTGGCTGAGACCAGAGAACCTGGCAGAGTTATACAGCAAAACACAAATAGGGAGGATATTTTTTTGCAGTACAAAAAGAACTTTGTCCGAGTCTCCCAGGGCAGCTTTCCCGGCTCTGCAGTAGCTGTTGTTAACTCTGTGTGCAATAGCAGTACTGATGTAACCACTTCTGCCTCTGCCGCTTCCACATACAATGTGCTGAGTCGAGGTACAGCTGAAATGCCATATCCCACCTCGGCCGCTCAGAGCAGCAGTAACATTAACAGACTGGAGGGTCCTGTACCCAAATGCAGGACTCCCACCGGCCCTGAGCTGCAGGAGTGTAATGCCAGGACAGCCTCCCCCAGTGGCCAGCAGCCGCAGCCCGGTTTGGCTCCAGCTCCACAGCCCTACTCTGGGAACTTCATCCACCTGAAAAAGCACAAGGCCGCCCTGGCTGCTGCCCAGTCCCGTGGTTCAAGCAGTGCCTCAGAGAGCGAAGGCAGCAGTCGATCCTCTCAGGAATCGCCCACCATCATCACCCAGGACCGTGCCTCGCCAGGCAACCCAGCCAGCAAAGTCAGCCCCCTTCCCAATGGCCAACAATCACAGATAAACCAGCCCAACTACCACAAGCTGAAGAAAGCTTGGCTCACTCGGCATTCGGAGGAAGACCGCAACACTAACAAGGTGGAGAAGATATCCAGTGCCGTCTCCGAGATCATTAAGCCGTGCACGGTGAACCTAGTAGCATCCACCTCCAGCGACACAGAGATAGGCAAAGATGGCAAATGCTTAGAGGATAAAATGAGCCAGGAGGACAGGAAACCACGAAGAGGTCCCTCCAAGCGGCCACATGAGTCTGGTTCGGACAGCGGTGATGACTCTGATGGCAGTGACAGCAAGCATGAGCAGAGAGCAAAGAGGCAGCCTAAGCCCACCTACAAGAAGAAACAGAATGACATGCAAAAGAAGAAAGGGGAAAATGATAAGGACGAGGAGGATGTCAAGCCCAATGGCATTTTCAGAAGCGCCAAGGAGAAAACCAAGCTCAAACTGGCCAGCAGCA ACGGTATTCCTCGCTCAGTGCTGAAAGACTGGAGGAAAGTGAAGAAGCTGAAGCAGACGGGCGAGTCCTTCCTGCAGGACGATTCATGCTCAGAGATCGGCCCCAACCTGCAGAAGTGCCGCGAGTGCCGCTCCATCCGCACCAAGAAAGGAGAAGAGCCCACCCACTCTCCTGTCTTCTGCCGCTTTTACTATTTTCGCCG CCTTTCATATAGTAAGAACGGAGTTATCCGGATCGACGGCTTCTCATCCCCTGACCAGCACGATGAGGAGGCCTTGAGTCTCTGGGCTCCAGATACATGCGAAGAGAATGATCTGGACCTGGAAACCTCCAAATACATTCTCAGCTACATCGGAGACAAGTTCTGCCAGCTGGTCATGAGTGAGAAAACTGCAGCCACATGGATAAAGAAAGATG CCAAGATAGCCTGGAAACGGGCGGTGAGGGGGGTGCGTGAGAGCTGCGACGCATGCGAGGCCACATTGTTCAACATTCACTGGGTGTGCCAGAAATGTGGATTTGTGGTGTGCTTGGACTGCTACAAGgcgaaggagaagaagaactcCAAAG ACAAAGAGCTGTACGCCTGGCTGAAGTGTGTCAAGGGACAgccacatgatcacaagcactTGATGCCAACGCAGATTATTCCAGGAACAG TCTTGACGGACCTGGTGAATGCCATGCACATGCTCAGGGAGAAGTTTGGCATCAAAGGGCACTGCACCTGTGCCAACAAGCAGAACATCCTCAACAAGCTCCCATCCACTAACGGTGTTTCTCAG GTCCTCCAGAACGTGCTGAATCACAGCAACAAGCTTTCCCTGTGCAAGCCTGAGGCTGGCCAGCACAACCTGGGACAGAAGGTGGAGGCGAACGGGGGCAGCAGCCCAGCCAGTGAACCCGGCACTGATAACAAGCTCACGCCTCCCGAATCTCAGTCACCGCTGCACTTTCTGGCCGACTTGGCTGAGCAGAAATCCCGGGAAGAGAAGAAAG AGAACAAGGAGTCGGCTGTAGGGAAGGTGAAGGAAGAGAGCAGCGATGCTCTGGAGACTTTGCACTGTAAAGCTTCATCTCTGGTGGCCAACAGCACAGAGCAGGGCTCCACACTGCGAGACCTGCTCACCACCACGGCTGGAAAACTGCGCTTGGGCTCCACCGACGCCGGCATCGCCTTTGCCCCAGTCTACTCCACCGCCTCACAG ACTGGGAAAAGTGGTCGCACTATGCCCAACATCCTGGATGACATCATTGCTTCAGTGGTGGAGAATAAGATACCGGCAGACCGCAGCACTAAGCAGAGCCCAAGGGCTAAACCCCAGGAGGAGGTTAAGGCAGAGAGGAGGAAACAAGCCGAGGACGTCCCTGAGCAGCATGCAGACATCCCCCACTGCTGGCTGTATGATCATAGACTGCTCTGGCTCAAAGACCACCGCAGCAGCAACAACTGGAAACTGTTCAGAGAGTGCTGGAAGCAGGGACAG CCTGTGCTCGTCTCAGGGGTTCACAAGAAGCTCAACGCCAGCCTGTGGAAGGCTGAAGCTTTCAGTCAGGAGTTCGCCGACCACCAGGGGGATCTGCTGAACTGCAAGGACGGCGTGGTTTCCAACTCAGGCATCAAAGAGTTCTGGGACGGCTTTGATGACCTGACAA AACGGCCCAAGTCCAGAGATGGCGAGGCGATTGTGTACAGGCTAAAAGACTGGCCCTCAGGAGAAGAGTTCATGGCTCTAATGCCCTCTAG gtatgatGATCTGATGAAGAACCTCCCTCTGCCTGAGTATTCAGACCCTGAGGGGAATTTGAACTTGGCCTCCCATCTCCCCTCGTTCTTCGTGCGTCCTGACCTCGGCCCTCGTCTCTGCTGCGCATATG gtgttgcgTCATCTCAGGAGCAGGACTTTGGCACAGCCAACCTGCACATGGAAGTGTCCGACGTCGTTAGCGTGCTCGTTTATGTTGGAGTGGCCAAAGGGAATGGCGTCCTCTCTAAAACGG GAGTGCTGAAGAGGCTGGAGGAAGAGGATCTAGATGACAATGTGAAGAAGAGATTAAAGGACTCGAGTGAGACTCCTGGAGCCTTATGGCACGTCTATGCGAGCAAAGACTTGGAGAAAGttaaagaatttctgcacaag ATCTCTAAAGAGCAGGGTGTGGAGATCGCACCGGAGCACGATCCGATCAGGGAGCCGGGCTGGTACCTTAGCCGCAAGCAGAGGCAGCGTCTGCTGGAGGAGCACAGCGTACAGGGCAGCACCATCGTCCAGTTCCTGGGAGACTCTGTCCTGGTCCCTGCTGGAGCCCTGCACCAG GTGCAGAACTTGCACAGCTGCATTCAGGTGATCAATGACTTTGTCTCGCCGGAGCACGTGGTGCACTCCTTCCACTTAACCCAGGAGCTGCGCTCCTCCAAAGAGGAAATCAACTATGAAGATAAGCTACAG gtcAAGAACATCTTTTACCATTGTGTAAAGGATGCTGTGGGAACATTAAAGCGGTGCAGTGCTGAGGctcaggaggaagaggaggcgaACTCATGA